One segment of Parvularcula sp. IMCC14364 DNA contains the following:
- a CDS encoding helix-turn-helix domain-containing protein: MRKPETEIRSSRQSKGITIEQLAAWTDIPVPELVLIENGFRQAQAKQLFLLATILNIPHETLNVSLTAVEDELQAQRETPEKSVETNVPERTILIIGPYYPHMTKVNVSFDNTHHRLRVKTFPSASQLFFYFGVGAAHPPESTTTPAMIILDTDINQECYQGTSRTLHSVSRLKDVPVFLSGQEEPAGLKQLSENTSVYGHIKRPATPTAYKAQLLGLLDSVDHLNTYL, translated from the coding sequence ATGCGTAAACCGGAAACAGAAATCAGGAGCTCCCGACAGTCAAAGGGAATCACGATTGAACAACTTGCTGCCTGGACTGACATTCCAGTCCCTGAACTTGTGTTGATCGAAAACGGCTTCAGACAGGCACAGGCCAAACAGTTGTTCCTGCTGGCAACTATACTGAACATCCCTCATGAGACATTGAATGTCAGCCTGACGGCTGTGGAAGATGAACTGCAGGCACAACGAGAGACGCCAGAAAAGTCAGTTGAGACAAATGTGCCGGAGCGCACGATACTGATTATCGGCCCCTATTATCCTCATATGACGAAAGTAAATGTGTCCTTTGACAACACGCATCACAGATTGCGTGTTAAGACGTTCCCCTCAGCCAGCCAGTTATTCTTCTATTTTGGAGTCGGCGCTGCACACCCGCCAGAGTCAACCACAACACCAGCAATGATCATTCTGGATACGGATATCAATCAGGAATGCTATCAGGGTACAAGCAGGACCCTTCATTCTGTCAGCAGATTGAAAGATGTGCCTGTTTTCCTGAGTGGCCAGGAAGAACCGGCAGGCCTGAAGCAACTGTCAGAAAATACCAGCGTGTACGGGCATATCAAGCGGCCGGCAACACCAACGGCGTATAAAGCCCAGCTTCTCGGGCTGCTCGATAGCGTGGATCATCTGAATACATATTTATGA
- a CDS encoding aldehyde dehydrogenase family protein, with amino-acid sequence MPQLKDSYPYYLANEAVFANQDLKVTDKYTNDVATHVALAGPDAIDAGIAAAVEAAEPMAEMPSYEKQAVLEHCVSRFRERYDELAYALCVEAGKPIKDSEGEVTRLIDTFKIAAEESTRMHGELQALDISPRAKGYRGMWKRVPIGPCSFISPFNFPLNLAAHKIAPALAVGCPFVMKPASKTPLGAIIMGEILAETDLPKGAFSILPCSRDGADLFTVDDRLKLLSFTGSPDVGWGLKARCGKKKVVLELGGNAAVVVDRDTEDLDDAVERIIFGAFYQSGQSCIGVQRIIIHEDIYDTLKTKLVARAKTLIAGDPKDHDTFIGPMISEGEASRLKGWIDEAVDAGARLLCGGGLSNGNMLEATLLENVPDTANARNEEAFGPMAMLTSFSTWDEALDMVNDSKFGLQAGLFARDFYKIQKAWDKLDVGGIVVGDVPSYRVDNMPYGGVKDSGLGREGIIFAMEDMTEIRNLVIRSLP; translated from the coding sequence ATGCCACAACTCAAGGACAGCTATCCCTATTATCTGGCCAATGAGGCCGTCTTTGCCAATCAGGACCTGAAGGTTACGGACAAATACACCAATGACGTGGCGACGCATGTGGCGCTCGCCGGTCCGGACGCGATTGATGCGGGGATTGCTGCGGCGGTTGAGGCAGCTGAACCAATGGCAGAGATGCCATCCTATGAAAAACAGGCCGTTCTGGAGCATTGCGTCAGTCGCTTTCGCGAACGCTATGATGAACTGGCCTATGCGCTGTGCGTGGAAGCTGGCAAACCCATCAAGGACAGTGAAGGCGAAGTGACGCGCCTGATCGATACATTTAAGATTGCCGCCGAAGAATCCACCAGAATGCATGGCGAATTGCAGGCGCTGGATATTTCACCTCGCGCCAAAGGGTATCGCGGCATGTGGAAACGTGTGCCGATTGGTCCGTGCTCGTTTATTTCGCCCTTCAATTTTCCATTGAACCTTGCTGCCCACAAAATTGCGCCGGCGCTGGCTGTCGGCTGTCCGTTTGTCATGAAACCAGCCTCGAAGACGCCGCTGGGGGCGATCATCATGGGCGAAATTCTTGCTGAAACAGACCTGCCCAAAGGCGCTTTTTCGATTCTGCCGTGCTCACGCGACGGGGCTGACCTGTTCACGGTGGATGACCGCCTGAAACTGTTGAGCTTCACCGGCTCACCTGATGTGGGCTGGGGTCTGAAAGCCCGCTGCGGGAAGAAGAAAGTTGTACTGGAGCTTGGCGGCAATGCAGCCGTTGTTGTTGATCGCGATACGGAGGACCTGGATGATGCCGTTGAACGGATCATCTTTGGCGCTTTCTACCAGTCCGGCCAGAGCTGCATCGGGGTACAGCGCATTATTATCCATGAAGATATTTACGATACGCTGAAAACAAAGCTGGTTGCCAGAGCCAAAACTCTGATCGCCGGCGACCCCAAGGATCACGATACATTCATTGGTCCGATGATTTCCGAAGGAGAGGCTTCAAGGCTCAAAGGCTGGATTGATGAAGCCGTTGATGCTGGTGCGCGCCTGCTTTGCGGCGGCGGCTTGAGTAACGGCAACATGCTGGAAGCGACGCTGCTCGAAAATGTGCCTGACACCGCCAATGCCAGAAACGAGGAAGCGTTTGGCCCCATGGCGATGCTGACCTCGTTCAGCACATGGGATGAAGCGCTGGATATGGTCAATGATTCAAAATTTGGCCTCCAGGCTGGCTTGTTCGCAAGGGATTTCTACAAGATTCAAAAAGCCTGGGACAAACTGGATGTCGGTGGAATCGTCGTTGGTGATGTACCGTCTTACCGCGTTGACAACATGCCGTATGGCGGCGTGAAAGATTCCGGATTAGGCCGTGAGGGGATCATTTTCGCCATGGAAGACATGACGGAAATCAGAAACCTCGTCATCAGGTCCCTGCCCTGA
- a CDS encoding acetolactate synthase large subunit, with translation MAKASDLFIKALEEEGVEYIFGIPGEENLDFLDSLSRSDKIKLVLTRHEQAAGFMASTYGRFTGKTGVCLSTLGPGATNFVTAAAYAQLGGMPMMMITGQKPVKKSKQGRFQILDVVDMMGPITKYTHQIVASDNIPSRVREAFRIAEEEKPGAVHLELPEDIADEHSDEIPIPRSNCRRPIPEDKAVKAAIEKIESAKSPILVIGAGANRKETGRQLALFVHEFGIPFVTTQLGKGVIDENHELFMGNAALSTGDFVHRSIEAADLIINVGHDVIEKPPFFMKPGGAEVLHISFNTAEVDPVYFPQVEVIGDIANAIWQIRHDMRPKAHWDFSRMKEVQQHHDKQLMEGADDERFPIYPQRLVADIRKAMPDDGIICLDNGVYKIWFARNYRANKPNTVLLDNALATMGAGLPSAMAARLVHPGRKIMAICGDGGFMMNSQEMETAVRLKMNLVVLILNDSAYGMIRWKQANMGFDDWGLEYGNPDFVKYAESYGAHGHRVESSAGLPALLETCLNTDGVHLIDCPVDYSENDEILNEKIREMSAAI, from the coding sequence ATGGCGAAAGCATCGGACCTGTTTATCAAGGCGCTGGAAGAAGAAGGCGTTGAATATATCTTTGGCATCCCCGGTGAAGAGAATCTCGACTTCCTCGACAGCCTGTCCCGGTCCGACAAGATCAAGCTTGTTCTGACCCGACATGAACAGGCCGCCGGCTTTATGGCTTCCACCTATGGCCGCTTCACCGGCAAGACCGGCGTTTGCCTTTCCACACTCGGGCCGGGCGCGACAAACTTTGTCACTGCCGCAGCCTATGCCCAGCTTGGCGGAATGCCCATGATGATGATTACCGGGCAAAAACCGGTGAAGAAGTCCAAACAGGGACGCTTCCAGATTCTCGACGTGGTCGACATGATGGGTCCGATCACAAAATATACGCATCAGATTGTGGCCAGTGACAATATCCCGAGCCGGGTGCGCGAGGCATTTCGCATTGCAGAAGAAGAAAAGCCGGGCGCCGTGCATCTTGAACTGCCCGAGGATATTGCTGACGAGCATTCAGATGAAATTCCAATTCCGCGATCAAACTGTCGCCGGCCAATTCCGGAAGACAAGGCCGTCAAGGCAGCGATTGAAAAGATTGAAAGTGCCAAGTCCCCCATTCTCGTGATCGGCGCCGGCGCAAACCGCAAGGAAACAGGCAGGCAGCTTGCCCTGTTCGTACACGAATTTGGTATCCCTTTTGTCACGACACAACTGGGCAAGGGCGTGATCGACGAGAACCATGAACTGTTCATGGGCAACGCCGCACTCTCCACCGGCGACTTTGTTCACCGCTCCATTGAAGCTGCGGACCTTATTATCAATGTCGGCCATGACGTGATCGAGAAACCCCCCTTCTTCATGAAGCCGGGCGGTGCCGAGGTGTTGCATATTTCCTTCAACACAGCAGAGGTCGATCCGGTCTATTTCCCGCAAGTCGAGGTGATTGGCGATATTGCCAACGCAATCTGGCAAATCCGTCATGACATGCGCCCGAAAGCCCACTGGGATTTCTCACGCATGAAAGAAGTACAGCAGCATCATGACAAGCAGCTGATGGAAGGCGCAGATGATGAGCGCTTCCCGATTTACCCGCAGCGGCTCGTTGCAGATATCCGCAAGGCCATGCCGGACGACGGCATCATCTGCCTTGATAACGGCGTCTACAAGATATGGTTTGCCCGGAATTATCGCGCCAACAAACCCAATACCGTGCTGCTCGATAACGCCCTTGCGACGATGGGCGCTGGCCTGCCATCCGCGATGGCGGCAAGGCTTGTGCATCCGGGTCGCAAAATCATGGCCATCTGCGGCGATGGCGGCTTCATGATGAACTCGCAGGAGATGGAAACAGCGGTTCGCCTGAAAATGAACCTTGTCGTTCTAATCCTGAATGACAGTGCCTATGGCATGATCCGGTGGAAGCAGGCGAATATGGGCTTCGATGACTGGGGCCTTGAATATGGCAACCCGGATTTCGTGAAATATGCCGAAAGCTATGGCGCACACGGACATCGTGTTGAAAGCTCTGCAGGCCTGCCAGCCCTGCTTGAAACCTGTCTCAACACAGATGGTGTACACCTTATCGACTGCCCGGTTGATTATTCGGAGAATGATGAAATCCTGAATGAAAAAATCCGGGAAATGAGTGCGGCCATTTAG
- a CDS encoding Panacea domain-containing protein produces the protein MSTIKFRFAAEKALNVVTWMLNQEQPLDLHTVLKACYFADKESLKRHGLPVFGASYRAMTYGPVPLEIYEMLKGEPMWLAELSVDSYPWQLHRYFLSLTANEPVDLDSLLEDEADIVRDALALSKSLTFDKRTAQTHGPDWQKAKLGMMNYEDMIDDVPHREEIIEELQETSNFVRL, from the coding sequence ATGAGCACGATAAAATTCAGGTTTGCCGCTGAGAAGGCGCTTAACGTAGTTACTTGGATGCTGAATCAAGAACAGCCCCTTGATTTACATACTGTTCTTAAAGCCTGTTATTTCGCCGATAAAGAGAGCCTGAAGAGGCATGGGTTGCCTGTGTTTGGGGCTTCTTACAGGGCCATGACATATGGACCGGTGCCTTTGGAAATATATGAAATGCTCAAGGGCGAGCCCATGTGGCTCGCAGAACTCTCTGTAGACAGTTATCCTTGGCAGTTACACCGATATTTTTTGTCACTGACAGCCAACGAACCTGTGGATCTTGATAGTTTACTGGAGGATGAGGCGGATATTGTTCGTGATGCCCTTGCATTATCAAAGTCGCTCACATTCGATAAACGCACGGCGCAGACACACGGGCCAGACTGGCAGAAGGCTAAGCTCGGTATGATGAATTACGAGGATATGATTGATGATGTTCCTCATCGTGAGGAAATCATCGAAGAGCTGCAAGAGACGTCCAATTTTGTCAGGTTATAA
- the astB gene encoding N-succinylarginine dihydrolase, whose amino-acid sequence MNEQTSVAHEVNFDGLVGPTHNYGGLSYGNLASMNNLGDISNPRGAVLQGIQKMRTLLDLGLVQGVLPPHERPAISALRKFGFTGNDRDVVDAAGKAAPQLLMNCSSASAMWTANAATVSPSADTRDCKVHFTPANLGSMFHRSLEPEFAGRTLQAIFSDEAHFVHHAPIPYGGRMGDEGAANHGRLSTTHGAHGVELFVYGHSAFEKQSAGMTFQARQAIEASHAVATNHQLDGRAIAFIRQSAEAINAGAFHNDVVSVTNGTALFYHEQAFEDKTQALEAITRACATFEFDPDFIEVPGNSVSLTAAIKTYLFNSQLVSLPHGGMALILPSESEENDATRDFVADAVAGNGPIMQAHYLDLKQSMKNGGGPACLRLRVVLTAAEQAALTGNCLMTHDRLDDLEAWAKKHYRDRMRPEDLIDPNLYQENCAALDHLTQLLDLGSLYDFQR is encoded by the coding sequence ATGAACGAGCAAACCAGCGTCGCACACGAAGTAAATTTTGACGGCCTGGTTGGTCCGACCCATAATTATGGTGGCCTGTCCTATGGCAATCTGGCTTCCATGAATAATCTGGGAGATATCTCCAATCCGCGGGGTGCTGTGCTGCAAGGCATCCAAAAGATGCGCACCCTGCTGGATCTTGGCCTTGTACAAGGTGTGTTGCCGCCACATGAAAGACCTGCGATCAGTGCTCTGAGGAAATTTGGCTTCACCGGCAATGACAGGGATGTGGTTGACGCCGCTGGCAAGGCGGCCCCGCAACTCCTGATGAATTGCAGTTCAGCGTCTGCCATGTGGACGGCCAATGCTGCCACGGTATCGCCTTCCGCCGACACGCGCGATTGCAAGGTGCATTTCACGCCGGCCAATCTCGGCTCAATGTTTCATCGCTCCCTGGAGCCAGAATTTGCCGGCAGAACCCTTCAGGCGATTTTTAGCGATGAAGCGCATTTCGTTCATCATGCCCCCATTCCCTATGGCGGGCGCATGGGCGATGAAGGTGCCGCAAACCATGGCCGACTTTCTACGACCCATGGCGCACACGGGGTGGAGCTGTTTGTGTACGGCCATTCTGCTTTTGAAAAACAGTCCGCCGGGATGACGTTCCAGGCCCGTCAGGCTATAGAAGCCTCTCATGCTGTTGCGACCAATCACCAGCTGGACGGGCGCGCCATCGCCTTTATTCGCCAGAGCGCCGAGGCGATTAACGCCGGCGCATTTCATAATGACGTCGTTTCCGTGACCAATGGCACGGCCCTGTTTTATCACGAACAGGCTTTTGAGGATAAGACGCAGGCTCTGGAGGCCATTACCCGCGCCTGTGCTACCTTTGAATTTGACCCCGATTTCATTGAAGTGCCGGGGAACAGTGTTTCTCTGACCGCAGCCATCAAAACCTATCTCTTTAATTCACAGCTGGTCAGCCTGCCGCATGGGGGCATGGCGCTGATCCTGCCGAGCGAGTCAGAGGAAAATGACGCAACGCGCGACTTCGTTGCGGACGCAGTCGCGGGCAATGGCCCGATCATGCAGGCACACTATCTTGACCTGAAACAAAGCATGAAAAATGGAGGTGGCCCCGCCTGTCTGCGCTTGCGCGTCGTCCTGACGGCGGCGGAACAGGCCGCCCTTACCGGTAACTGTCTGATGACCCATGATCGCCTTGATGATCTGGAGGCATGGGCAAAGAAGCATTATCGCGACCGCATGAGGCCGGAAGACCTTATCGACCCAAACCTCTATCAGGAAAACTGCGCCGCGCTTGATCACCTGACACAACTGCTCGACCTTGGCAGCCTGTACGACTTCCAGCGCTGA
- the astD gene encoding succinylglutamate-semialdehyde dehydrogenase yields MTTGNLYIDGAWREGAGTSLTSIAPATGETLWTGNTANEADTNEAIAAARQAFASWGKTALDDRLEIIRRFTELLKTNKDTIAAAIAHETGKPLWDAATEAGAMAGKADISLKAYEERTGYKEADAAGATMRLTHRPHGVMAVIGPFNFPGHLPNGHIIPALIAGNTIVFKPSELTPMVAEETVKLWDEAGLPKGVLNLIQGGRAPAEQLVADARISGVLFTGGIEAGRAIHRALGGKPDKILALELGGNNPLIAWDIEDKTSAARIILRSVYITSGQRCTCAKRLIVPEGPEGDSIIKALDTLLDKVRVDKPDADPAPFMGPLVSASAAKDVLDAQEKLLAAGAQAIRQSAQLPQGEAFLSPGIIDVTSVTEREDREIFGPLLQVIRVSTFEKALEEANDTSFGLAAGLVSDSKELFGQFISEINAGIVNWNRQTTGASSAAPFGGVGLSGNHRPAGYYAADYTAWPMASLIMEGKVHDEGPIPGVDA; encoded by the coding sequence ATGACAACGGGCAATCTTTATATTGATGGCGCATGGCGCGAAGGCGCCGGGACAAGTCTGACCTCAATCGCGCCGGCCACCGGCGAGACATTGTGGACAGGCAACACCGCGAATGAGGCGGACACAAACGAAGCCATTGCAGCAGCGCGTCAGGCTTTCGCCTCATGGGGCAAAACGGCACTGGATGACAGGCTTGAGATCATTCGCCGTTTCACCGAACTTTTGAAAACCAACAAAGACACTATTGCCGCTGCCATTGCCCATGAGACCGGCAAGCCCCTCTGGGATGCAGCAACTGAAGCCGGGGCGATGGCAGGCAAGGCAGACATATCCCTCAAGGCCTATGAAGAGCGCACTGGCTACAAGGAAGCCGACGCTGCCGGTGCAACCATGCGGCTTACACATCGGCCACATGGTGTGATGGCGGTGATCGGGCCATTCAATTTTCCGGGGCACCTGCCCAACGGGCATATCATTCCAGCCCTGATCGCGGGCAACACGATTGTTTTCAAACCCAGTGAACTGACTCCCATGGTGGCTGAAGAAACGGTCAAACTCTGGGATGAAGCTGGGCTGCCAAAGGGCGTCCTGAATCTGATACAGGGCGGTCGCGCACCAGCAGAACAACTCGTCGCAGATGCGCGCATCAGCGGCGTTCTGTTTACAGGCGGGATCGAAGCGGGCCGCGCGATACACCGCGCCCTTGGTGGCAAACCGGACAAAATTCTAGCGCTGGAACTGGGCGGCAATAACCCGCTGATCGCCTGGGACATAGAGGACAAGACATCAGCTGCACGGATTATCCTGCGCTCTGTCTATATCACCAGCGGACAACGCTGCACCTGCGCCAAACGCCTGATCGTGCCGGAAGGTCCGGAAGGCGATTCCATCATCAAGGCACTGGATACTCTCCTTGACAAAGTGCGCGTGGACAAACCGGATGCAGACCCGGCGCCCTTCATGGGGCCGCTGGTTTCTGCCAGCGCGGCAAAAGATGTGCTGGACGCACAGGAAAAACTGCTTGCCGCCGGGGCGCAAGCCATTCGCCAGAGTGCACAACTGCCCCAGGGGGAGGCTTTCCTCAGCCCCGGGATTATAGATGTGACAAGCGTAACCGAGCGTGAGGACCGGGAGATTTTCGGACCATTACTGCAGGTCATCCGTGTCAGCACTTTTGAAAAAGCGCTCGAAGAAGCCAATGACACCAGCTTCGGCCTCGCGGCGGGGCTGGTTTCTGACAGCAAGGAACTGTTTGGCCAGTTTATCAGCGAGATCAATGCCGGCATCGTGAACTGGAACCGGCAGACGACCGGCGCATCATCTGCCGCCCCGTTTGGCGGTGTTGGCCTTTCGGGCAACCATCGCCCGGCTGGTTATTACGCGGCTGACTATACAGCATGGCCAATGGCAAGCCTGATTATGGAAGGCAAAGTCCATGATGAAGGCCCGATCCCCGGAGTAGATGCATGA
- a CDS encoding arginine N-succinyltransferase produces MIRVRPAQQNDLPGLMDLAAKAGLGMTTMPHNEKAMKKRIYLSQEAFARQEQPEQKETFFLVLEYDKKIIGTGSVFTRLGADRPFYSYRMSHLVNQSPELDIRLETDLLYLVNDYHDFTEIGTLFVDPAHRGGGVGRLLSFSRFMLFAANPSRFGDKVMAEIRGWTDREDSFPFWEQVASKFFGMTFIEADKRSTSDFRFIADLMPKYPIYTEMLPQEVRDILGKPHDNSKPAMDLLLSQGFRYNNLIDIFDAGPSIEADMKDVKTIQDAGRRKAVSGGAVTDGRKALVSTLGLSGFSCIQVETATPDSEEIPLTDKMMQELGITTGDDVMVCMMEGKQA; encoded by the coding sequence ATGATCCGGGTACGACCTGCACAGCAAAATGATCTGCCGGGGCTGATGGACCTGGCTGCCAAGGCCGGCCTTGGCATGACAACCATGCCGCATAATGAAAAGGCCATGAAGAAAAGGATTTACCTGTCGCAGGAGGCCTTTGCCCGACAGGAACAACCCGAGCAGAAGGAAACATTCTTTCTGGTGCTGGAATACGACAAGAAAATTATCGGCACCGGGTCTGTTTTCACGCGGCTGGGTGCGGACCGGCCGTTTTATTCCTACCGGATGTCGCATCTCGTCAATCAATCGCCTGAGCTGGATATTCGTCTGGAGACTGACTTACTTTATCTGGTGAATGACTATCACGATTTTACTGAAATCGGGACTTTGTTCGTTGATCCTGCGCATCGTGGAGGCGGCGTGGGTCGCCTGCTCTCTTTCAGCCGCTTCATGCTTTTTGCGGCCAACCCAAGCCGGTTCGGTGACAAGGTGATGGCGGAAATTCGCGGCTGGACGGACCGTGAGGACAGCTTTCCGTTCTGGGAGCAGGTGGCCAGCAAGTTTTTTGGCATGACATTTATTGAGGCCGACAAACGCAGCACCAGCGATTTCCGTTTCATCGCTGACCTGATGCCGAAATATCCAATCTACACGGAAATGTTGCCGCAGGAAGTCCGGGATATTCTTGGCAAGCCACATGACAATTCAAAACCTGCCATGGACCTGCTGCTTTCCCAGGGGTTTCGCTATAACAACCTGATTGATATTTTCGACGCTGGCCCCAGTATCGAAGCCGACATGAAGGATGTCAAAACCATCCAGGACGCCGGGCGCCGCAAGGCTGTCTCTGGTGGCGCTGTAACAGATGGACGCAAGGCGCTGGTCAGCACACTTGGCCTTAGCGGATTTTCCTGCATTCAGGTTGAAACAGCAACACCCGACAGTGAAGAAATTCCGCTGACAGACAAAATGATGCAGGAACTGGGTATTACGACTGGCGACGATGTTATGGTCTGCATGATGGAAGGAAAACAGGCATGA
- a CDS encoding hydrolase, producing MSDLKTHLAALDTATDRMVARTMEWCAINSGTNNIDGIHKSAAQIMPAFEAIGLTCEEQAPAPVTHVSDSGDVIEIPRAGAYVLSNRPQANRRILLTGHLDTVFPKDHHFQKIVNRGDGTLHGPGCADMKGGICVMLEAITAFEKTPYAEHVGIDVIFNADEETGSHASAHVLADKAKSADIGLVFEPALPDGTLAGARAGSGHYTFTVKGLAAHAGREFDKGRNAIVGAANVIAAVNALNGQRENTTMNIGVINGGVATNVVPDTCVIRMNARGRSPEDLRWVDEQMQQIVSGQNFGPDIEVSLHGGIHRPVKTNTGGTLALFELVKAAGADLGLNIGWQATGGCCDGNNLADAGLPNVDTLGVRGGHIHSDKEFAVIESFTERAKLACLVMLMLASGACPWPERLKGN from the coding sequence ATGTCAGATTTGAAAACCCATCTTGCCGCCCTTGATACTGCAACGGACCGGATGGTCGCCCGCACCATGGAATGGTGCGCCATCAACAGCGGCACCAATAATATCGACGGCATCCACAAGTCGGCGGCGCAGATTATGCCTGCTTTTGAAGCCATCGGGTTGACGTGTGAAGAGCAGGCACCTGCCCCGGTAACCCATGTGAGTGACAGCGGCGACGTGATCGAGATACCCCGCGCCGGTGCCTATGTGCTGAGCAACCGGCCACAGGCGAACCGGCGCATCCTCCTGACCGGCCACCTGGACACAGTATTCCCGAAAGACCACCATTTTCAGAAAATCGTCAATCGCGGTGACGGCACCCTGCACGGTCCCGGCTGCGCTGACATGAAAGGTGGCATCTGTGTGATGCTAGAAGCCATCACGGCTTTTGAGAAGACGCCGTATGCGGAGCATGTTGGCATTGATGTGATTTTCAATGCAGACGAAGAAACCGGCTCTCATGCGTCTGCCCATGTGCTGGCGGACAAGGCAAAATCTGCCGATATCGGGCTGGTGTTTGAACCCGCATTGCCGGACGGCACCCTGGCCGGCGCGCGGGCAGGCAGCGGACATTATACGTTTACAGTCAAGGGACTTGCCGCCCATGCGGGGCGGGAGTTTGACAAGGGGCGCAACGCCATCGTTGGGGCTGCCAATGTTATCGCCGCCGTGAACGCCCTGAACGGCCAACGTGAAAACACGACCATGAATATCGGCGTCATCAATGGCGGAGTTGCCACCAATGTGGTGCCAGACACCTGCGTTATCCGGATGAATGCGCGCGGCCGTTCTCCCGAAGATCTGCGTTGGGTGGATGAACAAATGCAACAGATTGTCTCTGGGCAAAATTTCGGCCCCGATATTGAGGTCAGCCTGCATGGCGGTATTCATCGCCCCGTCAAGACAAATACAGGTGGCACACTGGCCCTGTTTGAACTGGTCAAGGCTGCCGGTGCCGATCTCGGCCTGAACATTGGCTGGCAGGCAACCGGCGGATGTTGCGACGGCAACAATCTGGCAGATGCTGGTTTGCCCAATGTTGATACGCTTGGTGTGCGTGGCGGCCATATTCACTCGGACAAGGAATTTGCCGTGATTGAAAGTTTTACCGAACGGGCAAAACTTGCCTGCCTCGTGATGCTCATGCTGGCCTCCGGCGCCTGCCCCTGGCCTGAAAGACTGAAAGGAAACTAG
- a CDS encoding SDR family oxidoreductase, translating into MKHYPNRIVWITGASYGLGRSLAEHMAQDGWQVAASARSTDDLQALEAESASWKGQIHACPCDITELEQLQETVRRIEKDIGPIEIAVLNAGTHQPMNAHEFDARVFRKLTDINLMGTVNCIEALLPGFYQRQSGQIAVVSSVAGYRGLPTSAAYGMTKAGLINMAEALKPEFDLANIRIQVVSPGFVRTPLTDKNDFPMPFIMEPEDAARAFYKGLLSRRFEIVFPWQMGIIFKFIRMLPAPLAFALTKNMIPDDKSDAQEEK; encoded by the coding sequence ATGAAGCATTATCCCAACAGGATCGTCTGGATCACCGGTGCAAGTTATGGCCTTGGCCGTTCTCTGGCTGAACACATGGCGCAGGACGGCTGGCAGGTGGCGGCCTCGGCCCGGTCAACCGATGACCTGCAGGCACTTGAAGCTGAATCTGCCAGCTGGAAAGGTCAGATCCATGCCTGTCCCTGCGATATTACAGAGCTGGAACAGCTTCAGGAAACGGTGCGCCGGATTGAAAAGGACATTGGTCCGATTGAAATTGCGGTTCTGAATGCAGGTACGCACCAACCCATGAATGCCCATGAGTTTGACGCCCGTGTGTTCCGCAAGCTGACAGATATCAACCTGATGGGTACGGTAAATTGTATAGAAGCGTTACTGCCGGGCTTCTATCAGCGACAGTCTGGCCAGATTGCGGTAGTCTCCTCTGTGGCTGGCTATCGTGGCCTGCCCACATCCGCGGCTTATGGGATGACGAAGGCCGGACTGATCAACATGGCAGAGGCTCTTAAGCCGGAATTTGATCTGGCCAATATCCGCATCCAGGTGGTTTCTCCCGGCTTTGTGCGTACACCTCTGACAGACAAGAATGACTTTCCGATGCCCTTCATCATGGAGCCGGAAGACGCAGCGCGTGCTTTTTACAAGGGCCTTCTCTCGCGCCGTTTTGAAATCGTGTTTCCGTGGCAGATGGGCATTATTTTCAAATTCATCAGGATGCTGCCTGCGCCCCTGGCTTTTGCGTTGACCAAAAATATGATCCCGGATGATAAATCAGACGCTCAGGAAGAAAAATAA
- a CDS encoding nuclear transport factor 2 family protein — protein MVQAIRNYIDFLARSGEDNISELKEYCTEDIHFRDPFNDVHQVAHFVAIMEESYETLSDVSFEIIEEFWSENAAVIKWHFYFRMKPDAERETITGLSEIRSDGEKVSAHLDYWDSGERIYARIPVLGFFVRQVRKRVSAGLDAN, from the coding sequence ATGGTGCAGGCAATCCGCAACTATATCGATTTTCTGGCCCGTAGCGGTGAAGACAATATCTCGGAGCTGAAAGAGTATTGTACGGAAGATATTCATTTCCGTGATCCTTTCAACGATGTGCATCAGGTGGCTCATTTTGTGGCGATCATGGAAGAGAGCTATGAGACTCTGTCTGATGTCAGCTTCGAGATCATAGAGGAATTCTGGTCTGAAAATGCGGCCGTGATAAAGTGGCATTTCTACTTCCGCATGAAACCCGACGCTGAGCGCGAAACAATTACCGGCCTCAGTGAAATCCGCAGTGACGGTGAAAAAGTCAGCGCGCATCTTGATTACTGGGATTCCGGCGAGCGCATCTATGCGCGTATCCCGGTGCTCGGATTTTTCGTCAGGCAGGTCCGAAAGCGTGTATCCGCCGGTCTCGATGCAAATTGA